The DNA region TGGCGACGTTCGGTTTATCCTTCACGTACGTCACGCGGACCGCATCGGCGGCGGCCTTGGCGGTTTCGAAGGTGTCCGCAACCGCGAGCGCGACGTATTGTCCGTAATAGCGAATGACGTCGTCTTCGAAGGGTGGGCGCCGCTCGTCGCAGATGCCGGAAAAACCCGGACCCGGTATCGAACGAAAGATCTTCCCGATGTTGCCGCGATGCAGAATCGCGCGCACGCCGGGCATCTTCTCGGCCGCAGCCGTGTCCAGCTTTTCGATACGGCCGTTGGCGATCGTCGCCTCGACCGGCACGGCATAAAGCTGCCCGGGGAAGTTGAAATCGGACGTGTACTGCGCGACACCGCTCACCTTGAGCGGGCCATCGACGCGCGGCGCGCTTCGACCAATTGGCGAAGCGGTTGGGGCATCTCGTGATGTCTGCATGTTAGCACCTTTTGCCGAGTATCTACGCAGCTGCTTCCACCAGCCTGCCGTTCGCCTGCAGCTTCACCTCGATGTTGCCGCGCGTCGCCCTGGAATAGGGGCAGATGGTATGCGCTTTGGCGACGAGGGATTCGGCCTGCGCCTGGTCTACGCCGTCCAGCTCCGAATTAAGCGTCACGTCCAGGAAGTACCCGCTTTCGTCCTTGTTGAGGTTCACGATCGCGGTCACCTTGATGTCATTGGCACTCACGGGGATTTTCGCAAGCCCTGCCGCCGCTTTGATCGCGCCGCCGAAGCAGGCCGAATAACCGGCCGCGAACAACTGCTCCGGGTTGGTGCCGGGGCCTTTCGACCCCGGCGGCCAAAGATTGAGATTGATCTTGCCGTCCGGACTGTTAGCTTTGCCTTCGCGGCCCGCAGTGGCGCCGGCGGTTTCGGATGCGAGTACGGCCATGGTTTTCACCTCAAGATTGCTTTGTGTAGCGATCGACGCGCCGACCCTATGCCCGCCGCCGCCACTGTTCGCTCATGTCTGAACTATGGACCGCCTGAGCCAGTCCTCGAAACGCGTCGGTCCGAGGCGCGCGTTCTGGCCGGGGGTGAGACTCTGATCGTTCAGCCTTGTGCCATAGTAGAGTGCCTGGACGTCAGTGGTCACCTTCCGTGCGTCCCGGTTGGCAGTCAGAAATCGCCGGACAAGGTCGTCCTGACGGATCGGTTCGGGGCCCGCCACCTCGATCGTGCCGTTCAACGGCTGCTCGACCGCAACGTCGGCCAGCGCAGCCGCGACGTCATCCGACACGATGGGCTGCATCAGAGCCGGCGGCAACCGGACGGTTGGCCCGTCGGTGGCCGATTGGGCGATCGCGCCCACGAACTCGAAGAACTGAGTGGCTCGGAGGATGGTAAACGGAATCCGGGATGCCTTGATCAGCTTCTCCTGGGCCATCTTCGCGCGCAAGTAGCCGCTGTCGGGCAGCCGGTCGGCGCCGACGACCGACAGCGCGACGTGATGGCGCACGCCGGCCGCCGCTTCGGCCGCAAGCAGGTTGCGCCCCGACGTCTCGAAGAATTCCAAAACCGCCTTGTCCTCGAACGAAGGCGAGTTCGCCACGTCGACGACGACCTGAGCCCCGGCCAGCGATTCAGCCAGTCCCTCGCCAGTGACGGTGTTGACGCCCGAAGAGGGCGACGCCGCCACGACCTCGTGCCCACGCTGGCGAAGGTTGTTCACCAGCTTCTTTCCGATGAGCCCGCTGCCGCCGATGACCACAATCTTCATGGCAAATCTCCTGGCAAGTCGAAAAAATCAGCCTGTAGCCGCCATTCGCAGGGCATGCGCGAGGCAGCGCTTGGCCAGTTCGATCTTGAACCCGTTCTCGCTCTGCGGTTTGGCGTCGCGTAGCGCCGCCTCCGCTGCTTTGCGGAAGTTGCCCGTGTCGGCGGGCTGACCGACGAGCGCCGCTTCGGCCTCGGGTGATCGCCACGGCTTGGTCCCCACGCCGCCCAGCGCGACACGCGCCCGCGTCACCATCCCGCCGGCGATCGTCATCACAACCGCGGCTGACGCCAGGGCGAATTCGTACGACGCGCGGTCGCGCAGCTTCAGATAAAGCTGCTTGCTTCTCGCCACCGGCGGCGGAAGCGTCACGTGCGTGATGAGGTCGCCGGGTTCCAGCACCGTTTCGCGATGCGGAGTGTCGCCGGGTAGCAGATGAAATTCGCCGAAGGGGACGGCGCGCGATCCCTTCGGCCCCTGCACGTGGATCGTCGCCTCCAGCGCCGCCATCGCCACACACATATCTGATGGGTTTGTTGCGATGCAGTGTTCACTGGTGCCGAGGACGGCCAGCGACCGATTGAAGCCGGTGATGGCCGGGCAGCCGGTACCCGGCTCACGCTTGTTGCACGGCATGGCCGTATCGCGGAAGTACACGCAGCGGGTCCGCTGGAGCAGATTCCCCGCCGTCGTCGCCATGTTGCGAAGCTGAGCGGAAGCGCCCGACAGGATGGCCTGCGACAGCACGGCGTAGTCTCGCGCCACCGTCGGATGGTGGGCGAGATCGGCGTTGCGCACCGTGGCGCCGATTTTCAGCCCGCCATCGGGCGTGACCTCGATCTTGCCGAGCGGCAGGCGATTGATGTCGAGCAGGCGCTCGGGGGTTTCGACGTTCAGCTTCATCAGGTCAATCAGCGTCGTTCCGCCGGCGAGAAAGCGCACGTCAGCGCCCTGCTGCGCCGTCTTCGACTTCGCCGCGGTCTCCACCGCCGCCGCAGGGTCTTCCGGCCGAATGAATTGAAATGTCTTCATAACGGCCGCTCCTCCGCGCAGCTATGTGCTTTTGCGAACCCGCTGAATCGCCGACACGATATTGGGATACGCCCCGCAGCGGCAGATGTTGCCGCTCATCAGCTCCTTCACGGCCGCATCATCCGTTCCGCACGGTTCTTTCAGGAGCGCGACCGCCGACATGATCTGGCCGGAGGTGCAATATCCGCACTGGTATCCGTCGCAGGCCAGGAACGCCGCCTGCATGGGGTGCAGGGCGTCCGGCGTACCGAGGCCCTCGATGGTGGTGATCTCCTCCCCGTCGTGCATCAAAGCGAGCGTCAGGCATGAATTCACGCGCCGTCCATTGACGTGTACCGTACAGGCCCCGCATTGCCCGTGATCGCAACCCTTCTTCGTTCCGGTCAGTGTCAAATTCTCGCGGAGGCAATCCAGCAGCGTCGTTCGCGGATCGACGCGAAGCTTGCGGACGGTGCCGTTAATGCGCAGCGTCAGCGGAACCGCGCCCTCGATATTCGGCCCGTCTGAGATAGGCGCCGCCGATTCGCTCTGCGCGAGTGCACTTTCCGCGTTCACCGGTAGATACCCCGCGATCGCTCCAACCGCCGCCGTGCCACCGGTGGCCTGAAGAAATGCCCGGCGGGTCGGACGTGACGGGCTCGATGACGGATCGTGACGCATGGATCCTCCATTCGAGCAGCCAGCCTATCGGAAAGTGCGTCCGACAGTCCATCCTTTTTTCGTAAAGATGATGACAATAGACACTCGCCAAAATCCGCGGTTGCGGGCATATTCTCCCAATGCTCCTGGCGGAAATCTCCCCTCCCCTTAATGGGTTTGGTTGGCCCGACTGGCTCGTCGTCGCGGCCTACCTGGTGCTGACGACCATCCTCGGGGCGGCCCTCTCCGGCCGCGCCTCGACGATTCGCGATTTCTTTCTCGGCGGTCGCAAGCTCCCCTGGTGGGCCATCTGCGGCTCCATCGTCGCGACCGAAGTCTCGGCGGCCACGATCGTCGGCGTGCCCACCATCAGCTTCGCCGCCGGCGGCAACCTCACCTATCTGCAACTCGCGCTCGGCAGCATCCTCGCGCGGTTCATCATCGCCCGCTACTTCATCAATCGTTACTACGAACACGAAATCTACAGCCCCTACGACTACGTGGGAACGCGCCTCGGCCCCCGCGTCCGCCAGACCACGACCGGCCTGTTCTTCGTCGGCGCCGTCCTCGGCCAGGGCGCCCGCCTCTACATCACCGCCTTCGTCCTCAGCGTCGTCGCCGGCATCAATCTGACCACTGCGATCTGGCTCATGGGCGCCTTCGCCGTCGGCTGGACGCTCATCGGCGGAATGGTCACCGTCATCTGGACCGACGTGATTCAATTCGTCGTGATGGTCGTCGGGGCCGGTGCCGCGCTCATCGCCGCCGTCGTCGCGGTCCCCGGTGGGTTCGCCGAAGTGGCGCGCTTTGCCGACCAGACCGACAAACTCCGATTGTTCAATCTCAGCCCGGACCTTTCCGTGGAGTATACGCTGTGGTGTGGACTCCTGGCGCTGCCCTTCCTGAATCTCGCCGCGTTCGGCACCGATCAGGTGATGGCCCAGCGCTTCTTCTGCTGCAAGACCCAGGCCGACGCCCGCAAGGCCGTGCTCTGGAGCAACATCAGCCTGTTCATCCCGGTGCTGATGCTCTTCGTCGGCATCGCCATCGCCGCCTACTTCCAGCACGCATCCCTCACGACGACCGAACAGGCCCTGATGAAACAGGACAAGAACTACCTCCTGCCCCTCTTCATCGTCCATCAGCTTCCCGTCGGACTGCGCGGTCTCGTCGTCGCCGCCATCTTCGCCGCCGCCATCTCCACCCTCGAAGGCGCCCTCGCCGCCCTCTCCCAGGCCACGGTCGGACTTGTCTACCCCGCCGATCGGCTCGCGGGCGAGGAAGATCGCCGTACGGCGGCCGGCCGCATGAGCCTCGTGGTCCTTTCCAAGCTCCTCGTCATCGGCTGGGGCGTCGCGCTCTGCCTCATGGCCATCGGCTGCATCACCATCGCCAAACAGTACAAGAACGTCATCGACCTCGCGCTCTCGCTCGTGCGCTACACGTATGGCCCGCTCCTGGGCATCTTCCTGCTCGCGTTCCTACGTCGCCCACCGGACGACCGCGGTCTCTTCTGGGCCGTCGGTCTGGCGATCATGGCCGTCATCGGCATGTCGATCCACGACCTGAAACCCGTACTCATCTTGGGCCGCATGCAGGATCTTTCGGACGCCTTTGTCTGGTCTGCCGCCGCGCTCGCCTCCCTGGTCGGCTGGTTTCGTTTCCGTCTGGACGCTTGGCGCCCGGCGATCGTCGCGGCAACCTCCGTCCTTATCGTCCTGCTCCACCATCTCCAAGTAGGCACAACGCCGCACGGCGACCCACTTCGCATGGCCGCGTACTGGCACTACCCGATTGCGGCGCTGATGACATTTGCTGTCGGTTATCTATTGGGGCGACGCGATGAGGAAAAACAGATGCAATAGACATCTGATCCGATACTCGACGCGGATTACTTTAACGAAGTCAAACTGCCGATCGGCACTCAATTGGATCCTGTGGTCGAGAGGCCAAAGGCCAGACTCTGCACTCCCCCGCCGGGCAGGTCGCCCAGGCGCCGAAAGCTCGCGGTCTGGCCGCGCGCGATACCCGCCGTCATTCCGAGCACTATCGCGCAGGTCAGTACCAGTCCATGAATAGGCTTCAAGTCAGACCTCCTGCGCTGGTCGATGGCGCGTTGATACAGTTCACTTTAAGTCATGCCGAGGGAGATGATCTTGAACAGCGAATGCGCGGCGCTTGCACGAATTTAGCGCCACCGAGCGGAGGCTCGATAGACCGCCGGCGTCGTGCCGGTCTCGCGCTTGAAGGCCCGCGTAAGATGCGCCTGGTCGCTGAAACCGACGCGCGCGGCGATCAGGGCGATCGATTCGTCGCTACGGACGAGGAGAGACTTGGCTCGCTCGATGCGCTCGCCGCGGAGGAACTCGCCGATCCTACAACCCCGCGCGCGACGAAACGCGCGTGCCAGATGGCCCGGATGAACGCCGGCCTCGAGGGCGAGTTCGCGGACCGATAGCGCGTCGCAGCACCGCGCGCGGAGCAAGTCAATGACCCGGCCGAGCCAGACAGGATTCGACTCCTGTCGGGGCGGATCATCGCCTCGAGCAATCGTAGTCAGAAGTTCAATTCCCAGTCCCCACAGCGAGAGGGAGGACAAGTCATCGCGGATGCGCATTTCGCAGGCGATCCGCCGCGCGATCTCGCAGGCCGGCCCGCGCGAAATCTGCACCGGTCGCGCAAAGGCCCGGCGCGACAGGCGATCAAGCTCCTCCGGCGGATTCACGAACTCCATGCTGCACCAACCCACGCGTGGAGTTCCGAATCGTTCGCGATGCGCGATCCCCGCGGGGATCACGTTGAGGTCGCCCGGATGGACCCTTCAGTTCTCACGCGAAAACTCCGCCGTGCCCAATCCTACGAGCACAAAACCAACACATTGATACTCATGCTCATGCCGCGGATTCTCGGCACATGCCGCAACGTGCCGTTCCCGGAAGTCGATACCATTGGACGTAATCGACCAGTCTACCGTCGACAAAGGGGAAGACGGTCCCGGCGATGTTGCACGCGAGCGATATCCTTGTTCCGCCATCCACTCCATTATATCCCTGCCCAACATCCACAATCCGAAAACATGTGTTCAATCGGGTTGTTTCTGTCCAAAAAAAAACGCCCGATGACCAAAGTCACCGGGCATTTATCAAAACACTTGAATGAACGCCAAGCGATCGTCTACGGCGTCTCCGCGTCCTCGCTCGTCGGTTCCTCCGTCACCGGCGCCGGCGCCGCGTTGGGATCGGCCATCTTCGCATAGACCGAGCCGTCGTTCGGGTTCTTGTACATCGCCGTATCCATCCCCGGCACGTGCTCCTTGCTGGACACAAGGAAGATCTCCACGCGGCGATTCTCCTCGGCGCCGCCCCGGGCCGGGTTCGGAATCCGCGGTCGGAACTCGCCGTACCCCATGCAGCCCATGCGCAGGTAATCCACGCCGAATCCCTTCAGCGCGAACATCACCGCGATCGAGCGATGCACCGACAGGTGCCAGTTGGTCGGGTGTTTGCGGCCCGTGATCGGTCCGATCGGCAGATTGTCCGTGTGGCCGACGACGACGACCTCAAACTGGCTTGCCGCGGAGGAGTTGACGATGTCGGAGAACGCCTTGAGCGAACCCTTGACCTCGTCCTTCACCTCGTCGCTTCCCTTGGCGAAGGTCAGGTCGCTCTTCCAACGGACCGCGCCCTTCTTCGCGTCGTATTCGATTGTGTCGGGATACTTCGCGGCGAGTTCCTTCAGCGCCTTGTCCAATTCCGGCGGCAGCTTGACCTCGACGACCTCAATCCCGCCCATGCCCTTGGCCAGGACGCCATCCATCTGCCCTTGCAGCTTCTTCACGAACGCATCCAGCCGTTCGTTCTCGCCCCGCAGCGTCGCGAGGTACGCCTCCTTGGAATCCAGTTCGCGGCGCAGCGCCTCGCGCTCCGCCTCCAGCGCCAGCGATTTGTTGCGCTCATCCGCCAGATCGCGCTCCAGCGCGTCCGCCCGCTCGGCCGCCTTGCGCCGGGCGAATTCGGTCCGCAGGTACTCGTCGCGCGACACACATCCCGTCGTCGTCATCCATCCGCCCGCCATGGCTGCGAGCAACATCCACATCCTGTACTTGCTCATTGGTTCCTCCCTGGAACATCCCTGTTTTTCTTCCGCGCGGACGCCCCGCGTGTTTTTCCACAGCGCATTATGCCATCGCCCTGCCGCATCGCAATGCTTTCTTTACGCCGCCCGACGATTTGAGATCGAGTTTCCGCTGACCGGCACGTCCGTAGGCCAGGCCGTTTTGCGGTTGTGAGTTGTCGAGAGGACCCCTCGCAATCAGGACGAGACCCCGGGGAGTCCGACGCTCCCCGGACCCGGGAATCGTCCGCCAACGCATCATCCGTAGGCGATTACTCCCTCTTCACCCGCATTTAAACGGCGAGTTACCCCTTCCCCCATAAAGTTTTAACGATGGAGGCGACCATGGGCAGACAAGAACTAGAATCCGCCCGGAAGGGGCCTTGGCGAACAGCCATGGTTCGTATTTTCGAAATCATCACGGTTTGCGCCGGCTTCGCCGTTCTGCCGGGCTGTGCCCGCACCATCCTGATTGCCGAGGACGCCGTCGTCCGCCCCGACCGGCCCCACGAACTGGCCGCCTACGTCGATAAGCAGTGGCTGGTCGTCTTTACCAGCGGTGTGCCGGGTCGTGAGGTTCAGTTTCTGATCGATGAAAAGGAGGTCGGCCGTGCCCGGACGAACAAGCAGGGGCGCGCTCGCATCACTTTGAAGCCGGGCGTTACCGGTGAGTCCTTTATCGCCCGGACCCACGGCGATATCCGGAATCTACAGGAAAGGGCCACGCTCTTCGGCTGGGATCCGAACCGTACAGCCATCGCCGTCGACGTCGATGAAACCATCAGCCTCACGAATTACCTGAACGTCATCTGGGGCGATGGCCTCGTCTCGCGTCCGGTCAAAGGCTCGCCCGAAGCCCTCCGCAGCTTGGCGAAGAACTACCAGCTCCTGTATTACAGCGCGCGACCGCGATTCATGATCCGGCGGACCCACGAATGGCTTGAAAAGTACGGGTTCCCGCCGGGGCCCGTCGTCTTCCCCAGCGACTTTACGGCCGCCCTGAGACAATCGTCGGCCAAGGCCGAGCTCCTGGCCTCTCTTCGCGAGAAGTGGCCCAACCTGCGGATCGGCATCGGCGACAAGCACGCCGACGTGGACGCCTGCATCGCCAACGACATGTTGCCGGTCATCGTGAACGGGGCCCGCCCCAAGTTCCGCAAGAACGCCATCGTCGTGGCCGGCTGGGAGTCCGTGCCCAAGTTCTTCGACATGAACCGCGGTTCGCTCAACGACGACCGCCGGATCGCGAGTTTCCTCGCCAACGGAAACCGCTCCGCCTCCGGCGACATCATCCCCCCGCCCGAGCCCGCCGAGCCTACCCGCGTGGTTGCCGCAAAAACCAAATAGGATCCAACGTATCGCGGATGACACGCTTTCGACTTCCCGCCCGATTGAATCCGACTTGAGTCCAATATCGATGTTGGGTCGTCTCCAATTGTCTACACTCTGAGACGATGGTTAACCAAGCCTACCGTCACACCGATAAATTACCCAAAGGGCAGTTAGCGGCCGTTGAAGTCGTGGTCGATCCGGAGGAACGAGGGCCCAGGATCTGGCGTTCCTGCCACGTCTCAATTCAGCCGGATTATCCACGAGTTGGCCATGTCGAATCAGAAGTCGCGATCCGTCGCTCCACCATTGCCGGCTTGGAATTCAACCCGGTTCATCCTCGAGTTGGCCGTCGAGCAATACCAGCATGGAACTGAAGCGACCAGCCGTCGAAACACAAATGCGCGCGTGGTGGTCACCACACCGCCGGCGATCGGCGGCCCCACGCGAGGATTCCCATTATGAAACCGGTTCGCTTTGACCGCCGCTTTCTTGTCGAGACTCTCGGGATCGTTGGTTTAGTGCTGGTTGTCATCGTTTTCCTGCTACCGCAGATTGCGCCCGGGCTTGAAGGCGCGGCGTATGCGCTACTGCTGTCGGGCGCTTTAATGTTCGGAGGACTAGTCTGGTCGCTGGGTCGCAGCCGGACGCGCGCGGAGATATTGGCCCGGGAGATGACATCGGACCTCGCCCTCGCCAAAGAGCAGGCCGAATCCGCACTCCGCGAGACGGAGGCTCTGCGGACGACTCTCGATGAACATGCCATCGTATCGGTCGCCGACGCCAAGGGGCGAATCACCGCGATTAATCATACGTTTTGCCGGATCAGCGGTTACTCCCGTGAAGAACTGATTGGCCAGGACCATCGCATTCTCAATTCCGGTCATCACCCCCGGAGCTTTTGGGTGGAGATGTGGAAGACCATCCAGTCGGGCCGGCCGTGGCACGGCGAGGTCTGCAATCGGGCCAAAGACGGCTCGTTTTACTGGGTCGACTGCATCATCGCGCCCTTTAAGGGTGCGGATGGCAAGATGGCGAAGTATGTCTCGATCCGCAGCGACATCACCGAGCGCAAGCGCGCTGAGCAGTCGCTGTTGGAACGAACACGATTGGCAACGCTGGAGGCCGAAATCGGGACCTCGCTCGCCCGCGGCGGCACGCTCTGCCAAACGCTTCAACTTTGCTGCGAGACCATTACGCGCTACCTCGATGCCGCATTTACGCGCATTTGGACCCTCAATGAACGAGAAGACGTGCTGGAATTGCAGGCCAGCGCCGGACAATACACCCATCTCGACGGTCCACATAGCCGCGTACCGGTTGGAAAATTCAAGATCGGGAAGATTGCAGAAGACCGAAGGCCCCACCTGACCAATCGCGTGGTGGGGGACCCCCGGGTGGGCGATCAGGACTGGGCCAAGCGGGAAGGCATGGTCGCTTTCGCAGGCTACCCCTTAATTCTGGAAAACCGAATTGTCGGCGTCGTGGCGATGTTCGCCCGCCACAACCTCAGTGACTTGACGCTTCAGACGCTCGGCTCTCTGGCCAATTATATTGCCGGGGGCATCGAGCGCAAGAGGGCCGAGCAGGCGCTTCGCGAGAGCGAACAACGGTTTCGGACGATTGCCGACACTGTCCCCCAGTTGCTCTGGACGACGGATCCGGCGGGTAACGCGGACTATAGCAATGCACGATGGCTTGAATATTCGGGGTTGAGTCCAGAGCAGACTCGGGGTTGGGGTTGGAAAGCGGTCATGCACCCGGATGACGTCCCCTCCATTATGGAAACGTGGGGCCGATGTCTTCAGACCGGCGCGCCATACAGTGCGGAGTGCCGATTCAAGCGGGGCTCCGACGGAGCCTATCGATGGTTTTTGATCCGGGGAGTCGCGGTACGTGATCCCAACGGCGCGATCGCTCAGTGGATCGGAGCGTGCACCGACATCGAAGATCAGAAACGCGCCGCCGAGGTCGTAGCCGCCCGGATCGAAGCCGAAAACGCGAATCGCGCAAAGAGTGATTTTTTGGCGACCATGAGCCATGAATTGCGGACGCCGCTCAATGGCGTGATTGGCATGGCCGAACTCCTGATGAGCACGAATCTCGATGCGAAGCAGCGACGCTACGCCTGGCTGGCCAAGTCCTCCGGCGATGCCCTGCTCGCCTTGATTAACGACATTCTCGATTTCTCCAAAATTGAAGCCGGCAAAATTGAACTGGAACATGCCGACTTTGACCTGTGCTATTCCGTGGAGTGCGTGACCGCCTCGTTTGCATCGCGCGCGCAGGGCAAGGGGCTGGAACTGGTGGTAGGGGTTCACCCGAAAGTACCGGCGCTCGTGCGTGGCGACACCGGCCGCCTGCAGCAAATTCTCACGAACTTGATCGGTAACGCCATTAAGTTCACCGAGTGCGGCCAAGTCGTGGTTCGGGCCGCTCTGGAGCGGGAAAACGATGGGCATGTCGACGTTTGCTTTAACGTTCAGGATTCCGGAATCGGCATTGCCCCGGATCGAATACCCCGTCTCTTCAACACCTTTTCGCAGGTCGATTCCTCAACCACCCGCAAATACGGTGGGACCGGCCTGGGACTGGTCATTAGCAAACGACTGGTCGAACTCATGGGAGGTCGGATCGGTGTGGTGAGCGAAGAAAGCAAAGGTTCGACGTTCTGGTTCACGGTCCCGCTTGAAAAACAGAGGACGGACGGTTCCCAGATTCGCGCCATATGCGAAGAGGTTCGAAACCAGCGCGTTCTCGTAGTGGACGACAACGAAATCAGTCGCGAAATCCTCCACGAACAATTGACCGGCTGGGGCATGGAACATGAATCGGTCCCCGGCGGTCGCGAAGCCCTCGCCGCCCTCCGCGCCGCCGCCGCCGAAGACAGAAAATTTGGACTGGTTATCGTCGATATGCAGATGCCCGGCATGAACGGCTGGGAGTTGGCCAAGGAGGTCAAGGCGGATTCCGCCCTGCAAGAGACGATCCTTGTGCTTATCGCACCCGCGCACGATGAGCCGGACGCCCAACATCTGCATGCCGGAGGCTTCGCCGGTTACGCCTCCAAACCGTTACGGCCTTCACAATTACTGGACACGATCACCGATTCACTTAATTCGTCGAAGGCGCCCACGGCCCCGGTCTCGGTGACGACCGCGGTGACGGCGACGCGGCGGATCAAGCAACCTCCCGTGGCTCTCACTGACGCGCGCATCCTCCTGGCCGAAGATCATCCGATCAGCCAGGAGGTGGCCGCGACAATTCTGCGCCAGGCGGGCTATCAATGTGATGTCGTCGGTAATGGCAAGGAGGCGTTGGAAGCGGTGACGCGACATCGCTATGACCTTGTCCTGATGGATTGTCAGATGCCGCAGATGGATGGGTTCACTGCCACACGGGCCATCCGCCAGGCCGAAAAAGAAGGACGGGTGGCCGGCCCCCGGGAGGCAAGGCTGTGCATCGTCGCCTTGACGGCCAACGCCATTAAAGGCGACCGTGAGCGCTGTCTGGAAGC from Phycisphaerae bacterium includes:
- a CDS encoding organic hydroperoxide resistance protein → MAVLASETAGATAGREGKANSPDGKINLNLWPPGSKGPGTNPEQLFAAGYSACFGGAIKAAAGLAKIPVSANDIKVTAIVNLNKDESGYFLDVTLNSELDGVDQAQAESLVAKAHTICPYSRATRGNIEVKLQANGRLVEAAA
- a CDS encoding xanthine dehydrogenase family protein subunit M, with translation MKTFQFIRPEDPAAAVETAAKSKTAQQGADVRFLAGGTTLIDLMKLNVETPERLLDINRLPLGKIEVTPDGGLKIGATVRNADLAHHPTVARDYAVLSQAILSGASAQLRNMATTAGNLLQRTRCVYFRDTAMPCNKREPGTGCPAITGFNRSLAVLGTSEHCIATNPSDMCVAMAALEATIHVQGPKGSRAVPFGEFHLLPGDTPHRETVLEPGDLITHVTLPPPVARSKQLYLKLRDRASYEFALASAAVVMTIAGGMVTRARVALGGVGTKPWRSPEAEAALVGQPADTGNFRKAAEAALRDAKPQSENGFKIELAKRCLAHALRMAATG
- a CDS encoding SDR family oxidoreductase — translated: MKIVVIGGSGLIGKKLVNNLRQRGHEVVAASPSSGVNTVTGEGLAESLAGAQVVVDVANSPSFEDKAVLEFFETSGRNLLAAEAAAGVRHHVALSVVGADRLPDSGYLRAKMAQEKLIKASRIPFTILRATQFFEFVGAIAQSATDGPTVRLPPALMQPIVSDDVAAALADVAVEQPLNGTIEVAGPEPIRQDDLVRRFLTANRDARKVTTDVQALYYGTRLNDQSLTPGQNARLGPTRFEDWLRRSIVQT
- a CDS encoding AraC family transcriptional regulator, producing MGWCSMEFVNPPEELDRLSRRAFARPVQISRGPACEIARRIACEMRIRDDLSSLSLWGLGIELLTTIARGDDPPRQESNPVWLGRVIDLLRARCCDALSVRELALEAGVHPGHLARAFRRARGCRIGEFLRGERIERAKSLLVRSDESIALIAARVGFSDQAHLTRAFKRETGTTPAVYRASARWR
- a CDS encoding OmpA family protein, with the translated sequence MSKYRMWMLLAAMAGGWMTTTGCVSRDEYLRTEFARRKAAERADALERDLADERNKSLALEAEREALRRELDSKEAYLATLRGENERLDAFVKKLQGQMDGVLAKGMGGIEVVEVKLPPELDKALKELAAKYPDTIEYDAKKGAVRWKSDLTFAKGSDEVKDEVKGSLKAFSDIVNSSAASQFEVVVVGHTDNLPIGPITGRKHPTNWHLSVHRSIAVMFALKGFGVDYLRMGCMGYGEFRPRIPNPARGGAEENRRVEIFLVSSKEHVPGMDTAMYKNPNDGSVYAKMADPNAAPAPVTEEPTSEDAETP
- a CDS encoding 2Fe-2S iron-sulfur cluster-binding protein, translated to MRHDPSSSPSRPTRRAFLQATGGTAAVGAIAGYLPVNAESALAQSESAAPISDGPNIEGAVPLTLRINGTVRKLRVDPRTTLLDCLRENLTLTGTKKGCDHGQCGACTVHVNGRRVNSCLTLALMHDGEEITTIEGLGTPDALHPMQAAFLACDGYQCGYCTSGQIMSAVALLKEPCGTDDAAVKELMSGNICRCGAYPNIVSAIQRVRKST
- a CDS encoding sodium/solute symporter (Members of the Solute:Sodium Symporter (SSS), TC 2.A.21 as described in tcdb.org, catalyze solute:Na+ symport. Known solutes for members of the family include sugars, amino acids, nucleosides, inositols, vitamins, urea or anions, depending on the system.), which encodes MLLAEISPPLNGFGWPDWLVVAAYLVLTTILGAALSGRASTIRDFFLGGRKLPWWAICGSIVATEVSAATIVGVPTISFAAGGNLTYLQLALGSILARFIIARYFINRYYEHEIYSPYDYVGTRLGPRVRQTTTGLFFVGAVLGQGARLYITAFVLSVVAGINLTTAIWLMGAFAVGWTLIGGMVTVIWTDVIQFVVMVVGAGAALIAAVVAVPGGFAEVARFADQTDKLRLFNLSPDLSVEYTLWCGLLALPFLNLAAFGTDQVMAQRFFCCKTQADARKAVLWSNISLFIPVLMLFVGIAIAAYFQHASLTTTEQALMKQDKNYLLPLFIVHQLPVGLRGLVVAAIFAAAISTLEGALAALSQATVGLVYPADRLAGEEDRRTAAGRMSLVVLSKLLVIGWGVALCLMAIGCITIAKQYKNVIDLALSLVRYTYGPLLGIFLLAFLRRPPDDRGLFWAVGLAIMAVIGMSIHDLKPVLILGRMQDLSDAFVWSAAALASLVGWFRFRLDAWRPAIVAATSVLIVLLHHLQVGTTPHGDPLRMAAYWHYPIAALMTFAVGYLLGRRDEEKQMQ